Proteins from one Listeria innocua genomic window:
- a CDS encoding SgrR family transcriptional regulator, which translates to MDKDYFTMRAHLYEQTTDLEVPFKLNNLADIWFCTTKNAKRKLQQYQSKDMLTYLPGLGRGNVSRLIFPKQLEDEVLEVLEQSLAKDAFSDILFLLQLPIPKSWFSSISTEIQHMFGLQVTENQQEILRSIVRRKLTTLDPLQTSVSMEAFLITQISDTLIKYDEQKKTIIPHIAHNWKVSDDYTEWTFYLRKSVLFHHGRMLDSEDVKHTLLRSKETNSVSAWQLKSIKAIQCGNKFTITIYLNKPDPFFIRYLCTANMAILPRDVVFNEYKWISTGPFRIVERNDERLVLEAFDAYFLERPLLDRVEFWTAQTGDTLTNIPMQFTSVDYEENKAYVERRKLGVGVNFICFNTHRQGVPQHPAFREAIYQLIDCQIASEQGFENYGTIASNYFPEKSIAPIKNPDKIADLLKEANYQGEKVIFATTQHPTALKESKWIRDRAAQFGITLEQKIITHHEASYSNVPKEETDLMMMGEIPASDNEMAYLDFLNNPYLLPQQLLNPSILLELSKKLDAMKLEKSASKRDALQTNIDRYLTENNYLIYLHHPEKSQSLHSMIKGIAENPYGYFDLSKVWIETKPLKKVKSNYK; encoded by the coding sequence ATGGACAAAGATTATTTCACTATGCGCGCGCATTTATATGAACAAACTACAGATTTAGAAGTACCTTTTAAACTAAATAATTTAGCAGATATTTGGTTTTGTACTACTAAAAATGCCAAGCGAAAATTGCAGCAATACCAATCAAAGGACATGCTCACTTATTTACCGGGGCTTGGTCGCGGAAATGTTTCACGGCTTATTTTTCCGAAACAATTAGAAGATGAAGTTCTGGAAGTTTTGGAGCAAAGTTTAGCAAAAGATGCATTTAGCGATATATTATTTCTACTACAATTACCAATACCAAAAAGTTGGTTTTCGAGTATATCTACTGAAATTCAGCACATGTTTGGTTTACAAGTAACAGAAAATCAGCAAGAAATACTCCGCTCTATTGTCCGGCGTAAACTTACTACGCTTGATCCGCTGCAAACCTCTGTTTCAATGGAAGCTTTTTTAATTACACAAATCAGTGATACTCTTATAAAATATGATGAACAAAAAAAGACTATCATTCCCCATATTGCCCATAATTGGAAAGTTTCCGATGATTACACAGAATGGACTTTTTATTTACGCAAAAGTGTTTTATTTCATCATGGGCGTATGCTTGATAGTGAAGACGTCAAGCACACCCTACTCCGTTCGAAGGAAACAAATTCGGTAAGCGCCTGGCAACTAAAATCAATTAAAGCAATTCAATGTGGAAATAAATTTACCATTACGATTTATTTAAACAAGCCAGATCCTTTTTTTATTCGCTATTTATGTACTGCCAATATGGCGATTTTGCCACGCGACGTGGTTTTCAATGAGTACAAATGGATTTCAACGGGGCCTTTTCGGATAGTTGAGCGAAATGATGAACGTCTAGTTTTAGAAGCATTTGACGCTTATTTTTTAGAACGCCCTCTTCTTGACCGAGTAGAATTTTGGACAGCTCAAACTGGAGACACTTTAACAAACATTCCGATGCAGTTTACTTCCGTTGATTACGAGGAAAATAAAGCTTATGTTGAACGTCGCAAACTAGGTGTCGGTGTCAACTTTATTTGCTTTAATACCCATCGGCAAGGCGTCCCGCAACATCCAGCTTTTCGCGAAGCAATTTATCAACTAATAGATTGCCAAATAGCTAGTGAGCAAGGTTTCGAAAATTACGGCACAATCGCTTCGAATTACTTTCCAGAAAAATCGATTGCTCCTATTAAAAACCCTGACAAAATTGCCGACTTATTAAAAGAAGCAAATTACCAAGGAGAAAAAGTCATATTTGCAACAACACAGCATCCTACCGCTTTAAAAGAATCGAAATGGATTCGCGACCGGGCGGCACAATTCGGAATTACGCTTGAGCAAAAAATCATAACTCATCATGAAGCTTCTTATTCAAATGTACCAAAAGAGGAAACGGACTTGATGATGATGGGAGAAATTCCAGCTTCTGATAACGAGATGGCTTATTTGGATTTCTTAAATAACCCTTACCTTTTACCACAACAGCTACTTAATCCAAGTATTCTCCTCGAACTTTCGAAAAAATTAGATGCAATGAAATTAGAAAAAAGCGCCTCCAAAAGAGACGCTTTGCAAACGAATATCGATCGTTATCTAACCGAAAATAACTATTTAATTTATTTACATCATCCAGAAAAAAGCCAATCGCTCCATTCCATGATAAAAGGTATTGCAGAAAATCCATATGGCTACTTTGATTTAAGTAAAGTATGGATTGAAACAAAACCGCTTAAAAAAGTAAAATCAAACTATAAATAA
- the ftsL gene encoding cell division protein FtsL: MSNVAYKSNLEPNRVHREAEQPKKQILKRGQMTLGEKVIITIALAIVLVVAFRIISVQAQIYTVNQEIQTKETKILEQQKSNEDLKVEVKDLGRYERILKIAKEKGLKLDGDNVKVVDGQ; encoded by the coding sequence GTGAGCAATGTCGCCTATAAATCAAATCTCGAGCCAAATAGAGTACATAGAGAAGCGGAACAACCTAAAAAACAAATCCTAAAACGTGGTCAAATGACACTTGGAGAAAAAGTAATCATCACGATTGCGCTTGCGATTGTTTTAGTTGTTGCTTTTCGAATCATCAGTGTACAAGCTCAAATTTATACAGTGAACCAAGAAATTCAAACAAAAGAAACAAAAATTCTCGAACAACAAAAATCAAATGAAGACTTAAAAGTAGAAGTAAAAGATTTAGGAAGATATGAACGTATTTTGAAAATCGCTAAAGAAAAAGGGTTAAAACTTGATGGCGATAATGTGAAAGTGGTAGATGGTCAATGA
- the mraZ gene encoding division/cell wall cluster transcriptional repressor MraZ produces the protein MFMGEYQHNIDIKGRLIVPAKFRELLGDNFVITRGLDKCLFAYPQEEWKKLEEKLQTLPLTKKDARSFTRFFFSGASECELDKQGRINIPSNLLQYADLEKETVIIGVSSRIEIWSKSEWDNVFNEAEESFADLAENMIGFDI, from the coding sequence ATGTTCATGGGAGAATATCAACATAACATCGATATAAAGGGCAGATTAATTGTGCCAGCTAAATTCCGTGAGCTTTTGGGGGATAATTTTGTTATAACCCGAGGACTTGATAAGTGTTTATTTGCTTATCCACAAGAGGAATGGAAAAAGCTTGAAGAAAAGCTCCAAACCTTACCACTTACTAAAAAAGATGCTCGTTCCTTTACACGTTTCTTCTTTTCCGGTGCGTCTGAATGCGAACTAGACAAACAAGGCCGGATAAACATTCCATCCAACTTACTACAGTATGCGGATTTGGAAAAAGAAACAGTAATTATCGGGGTTTCAAGTCGTATTGAAATTTGGAGTAAATCAGAGTGGGATAATGTCTTTAACGAGGCAGAAGAGTCCTTTGCTGATTTAGCTGAAAATATGATTGGCTTTGATATTTAA
- a CDS encoding 2-dehydropantoate 2-reductase, giving the protein MVNQINVGIIGAGAMGLLYAANFADKSKLTLFTHRKEQADLLNQKGISLIDNETTKNIHIHAAQITEEEQLTKQQLLIIAVKQYSLNEIIPILQKLPTKIPILFIQNGAGHLERLSELGTTRTILLGISEHGAGREDDTTVIWRGHGRTKYSIFQGELNDDLKELLTSSPAFPIEKHANYQAIIQEKLFINAVINPLTAVLGVQNGKLLENQEWHRLLIRVVNEVETVLPIENALEKVETICRTTALNFSSMALDCMNERMTEIDGIVLPILEKGDQTETSLPTLRTLYQIIKGLEGERHV; this is encoded by the coding sequence ATGGTAAACCAAATAAATGTTGGGATTATTGGCGCGGGAGCAATGGGACTGTTATACGCAGCTAATTTCGCTGATAAATCTAAGCTCACCCTTTTTACACATCGAAAAGAACAAGCGGATTTATTAAATCAAAAAGGAATTTCATTAATAGACAATGAAACAACAAAAAATATACATATTCATGCAGCACAGATTACCGAAGAAGAACAGTTAACTAAACAACAGTTACTAATTATCGCCGTAAAGCAGTATTCCTTAAATGAAATAATACCAATACTTCAAAAACTACCGACAAAAATCCCGATTTTATTCATTCAAAATGGTGCAGGACATCTAGAACGCTTAAGTGAGCTTGGGACAACACGCACGATTTTATTAGGCATTAGTGAGCACGGGGCAGGTCGCGAGGATGATACGACCGTTATTTGGCGCGGACACGGCCGAACAAAATATAGCATTTTCCAAGGAGAACTGAATGACGACCTAAAAGAATTACTAACGTCTAGCCCAGCTTTTCCGATTGAAAAACATGCGAATTATCAAGCGATTATCCAAGAAAAATTATTTATAAATGCAGTGATTAACCCTTTAACAGCGGTACTTGGTGTTCAAAATGGGAAACTTTTAGAAAATCAAGAATGGCATCGTTTGTTAATAAGGGTAGTAAATGAAGTTGAAACTGTCTTACCGATAGAAAATGCATTAGAGAAAGTCGAGACGATTTGCCGAACGACTGCGCTTAACTTTTCTTCGATGGCACTTGACTGTATGAATGAACGTATGACAGAAATTGATGGGATTGTGCTACCAATTTTAGAAAAAGGGGACCAAACAGAAACTTCCCTTCCTACACTTCGGACACTTTACCAGATTATTAAAGGATTGGAAGGAGAACGTCATGTTTGA
- a CDS encoding DUF3397 domain-containing protein, protein MFDWLTNSTAIIIILPVVVFVLTLFLARFKFRKPQRRIMLAADLSTIFLIIAVHFFMIVIFNRSFLLYILLFLFILGIVIVVLAAKKEGEIQFRKILRGYWRLCFFIFALLYVVFYLYGIIYSLILLF, encoded by the coding sequence ATGTTTGATTGGCTAACTAATTCAACTGCTATTATTATTATTTTACCCGTAGTGGTATTTGTACTTACTTTGTTTTTAGCGCGTTTTAAATTTCGGAAACCGCAACGGAGAATTATGTTGGCAGCGGATTTATCGACAATTTTCTTAATTATCGCGGTACACTTTTTTATGATTGTTATCTTTAACCGTTCGTTTTTACTTTATATTTTGTTGTTTTTATTTATCTTAGGCATCGTTATTGTGGTGTTAGCTGCAAAAAAAGAAGGCGAGATTCAGTTTCGCAAAATCCTTCGTGGTTACTGGAGACTTTGTTTCTTCATTTTCGCCTTACTATATGTCGTTTTTTATTTATATGGCATTATTTATAGTTTGATTTTACTTTTTTAA
- a CDS encoding nucleotidyltransferase yields the protein MKATGIVVEYNPFHNGHQLHLNKARELTKSDVVIAVMSGSFVQRGEPAIIPKWERTKMALAAGVDMVIELPVSFATQHATIFAEESIRLLNTLHIDTLFFGSEHGVSEDFSAAAKTVVENEAAFNEAIQLALGDKKTSYARAYTEAFTRLFGKELLDLTKPNNILGFHYALAIQKQNPSIALQTMPREHSGYHDAEASHDYIASATAIRKLLLAGNLEEASRYLPDSSIEVLNNYRGPFLSFEDYWPLLKFRLIQASSDELEGIRGVSEGIQNRMQLAAKKAHSFSDFIEIMKTKRYSNARLQRTALQILLNAQNTPPAEPYIRVLGMSKTGQKYLSLHKKNISLPIVTTVSKAEPSLLKEDLRATDIYTLINGLEDYQAGDFHTPPILTL from the coding sequence ATGAAAGCAACTGGAATTGTGGTCGAATATAACCCTTTTCATAATGGCCACCAGTTACATTTAAATAAGGCACGTGAACTTACAAAAAGCGATGTGGTAATTGCGGTAATGAGTGGTTCTTTTGTACAGCGCGGCGAGCCAGCAATTATACCTAAATGGGAACGAACAAAAATGGCCCTTGCAGCTGGCGTCGATATGGTTATCGAGCTCCCTGTTTCGTTTGCGACACAACATGCGACTATTTTTGCGGAAGAGTCTATTCGACTATTAAATACGCTTCATATAGATACACTTTTTTTCGGAAGTGAGCACGGGGTTAGTGAAGATTTTTCTGCCGCTGCTAAAACCGTTGTTGAAAACGAAGCTGCTTTTAATGAAGCCATTCAGCTTGCTTTAGGCGATAAGAAAACATCGTATGCGAGAGCTTATACAGAAGCTTTTACACGTTTATTTGGAAAAGAACTACTGGATCTCACTAAGCCTAATAACATTCTCGGTTTCCACTACGCACTCGCTATTCAAAAACAAAATCCTTCGATTGCACTTCAAACGATGCCGCGTGAACATTCGGGCTATCACGATGCGGAAGCAAGCCATGATTATATTGCTAGTGCAACCGCGATTCGAAAGTTACTCCTTGCTGGGAATTTAGAAGAAGCTAGTCGCTACCTTCCCGATTCCTCTATAGAAGTTTTAAATAATTATCGCGGACCATTTTTATCGTTTGAAGATTATTGGCCGCTTCTAAAGTTTCGTTTAATCCAAGCTAGTTCGGATGAGCTTGAAGGGATTCGCGGGGTTAGTGAAGGAATTCAAAATCGAATGCAACTTGCGGCAAAAAAAGCGCATAGTTTTTCAGATTTTATTGAAATAATGAAAACAAAACGTTACAGCAACGCACGATTACAACGAACGGCGTTACAAATTTTATTAAATGCCCAAAATACGCCTCCAGCAGAGCCCTATATCCGAGTTCTTGGAATGAGTAAAACTGGTCAAAAATATTTATCGCTCCATAAAAAAAATATTTCGCTGCCTATTGTTACGACTGTTTCTAAAGCAGAACCAAGTCTTTTAAAAGAAGATTTACGGGCGACAGACATTTATACGCTAATAAATGGATTAGAAGATTATCAAGCGGGCGACTTTCATACTCCACCAATTCTAACCTTGTAA
- a CDS encoding MDR family MFS transporter — protein MFKELHPNIRARILIQFLSKIIGSMIFPFMAIYFSMEINSKVAGILLMINVLAQFLAGMYGGHLADIIGRKKLMVAGELLKVFAFLGMVLCNSPIFHSPWITFVMLLLIGVAQGLINPAGEAMLIDVSTPENRSFMYSVSYWANNLSMMIGIIVGGWFFVDYLFPLLVALFIMSFVTAWLTISLISETLKQKAVLKKGSYGLVGMLKNYGQVLHDYRFLLYTLGGIAVMSIEFQRSNYISVRLAEDFQALLVHFGPLGNITLNGVQIVSVLTAVNTLFIVLFTVPVARFVTKRAQQPIMYVGFTLFAIGFAVCAFANNLAVLLLATAVLSIGELLYVPTRQTILAAIVDDDRRGAYMAFNGIIFQIGKMIGSVSLVFAPFIGKYGMATFTILLGVLSIIFSAAALKSGWKKVLAK, from the coding sequence ATGTTTAAAGAGTTACATCCAAATATTCGTGCGCGGATATTGATTCAATTTTTAAGTAAAATAATCGGGTCAATGATTTTTCCTTTTATGGCAATTTATTTTTCAATGGAAATTAATAGTAAGGTCGCGGGAATTCTCTTGATGATTAACGTATTGGCGCAGTTTCTTGCGGGTATGTATGGCGGGCATTTGGCGGATATTATTGGTCGTAAAAAACTGATGGTGGCAGGGGAACTTCTTAAAGTATTTGCCTTTCTAGGAATGGTGCTTTGTAATTCACCGATTTTCCATTCACCATGGATAACGTTTGTGATGCTACTTCTAATTGGTGTGGCGCAAGGACTCATAAATCCTGCTGGAGAAGCGATGTTGATTGATGTAAGTACGCCGGAAAATCGTTCTTTTATGTATTCGGTTAGTTACTGGGCAAATAATTTATCTATGATGATAGGGATTATTGTAGGTGGTTGGTTTTTCGTCGATTACTTATTTCCGTTACTCGTTGCGCTCTTCATTATGTCATTCGTCACTGCATGGCTTACTATAAGCTTGATTTCAGAAACCTTAAAGCAAAAAGCAGTATTAAAAAAAGGGTCTTACGGGTTAGTAGGAATGCTTAAAAATTATGGGCAAGTGTTACATGATTACCGTTTTCTTCTATATACTCTTGGTGGAATTGCAGTTATGTCGATTGAATTTCAACGGAGCAATTATATTTCCGTACGTTTAGCTGAAGATTTTCAGGCTTTGCTCGTTCATTTCGGCCCACTCGGCAACATTACACTAAATGGCGTACAAATAGTCAGCGTTTTAACGGCAGTGAATACTTTGTTTATCGTTCTTTTCACAGTTCCGGTTGCAAGGTTCGTAACAAAAAGAGCGCAACAACCTATTATGTACGTTGGGTTTACTTTATTTGCTATAGGTTTTGCGGTGTGTGCCTTTGCGAATAATCTAGCCGTTTTACTACTAGCGACGGCAGTTCTTTCTATTGGAGAGTTGCTTTACGTGCCTACGCGTCAAACGATTTTAGCAGCAATTGTGGACGATGACAGACGCGGGGCATATATGGCGTTTAATGGTATTATTTTCCAAATTGGTAAAATGATTGGTTCAGTGAGCCTTGTATTTGCACCTTTTATTGGTAAGTATGGTATGGCGACTTTTACGATTTTACTTGGGGTTTTAAGTATTATTTTTTCCGCGGCTGCATTAAAATCGGGCTGGAAAAAAGTATTAGCAAAATAG
- a CDS encoding YceD family protein — MKWSISQLKKYRDSNFTINEKADLKKFFQENNIDVRDASPVQVTGELIVHPEEVTANLTMKGEWTLPCARTLEDVIYPYEVHATETFVKSKEQVLDESWHVMEQDMVDLTPVVEELLLVEIPMQVFSEDALEMSKLPRGKEWEMKTEEGNLLEQIAKEPKVDPRLAGLADFFDEKKED; from the coding sequence ATGAAATGGTCTATCAGTCAATTGAAAAAATATCGTGACAGCAACTTCACGATTAATGAAAAAGCTGACCTAAAAAAGTTCTTTCAAGAGAACAATATAGACGTTCGCGATGCAAGCCCCGTACAAGTAACTGGGGAACTAATTGTACACCCAGAAGAAGTTACCGCTAACCTTACAATGAAAGGCGAGTGGACACTTCCATGTGCTCGTACACTTGAGGATGTTATTTATCCTTATGAAGTGCATGCGACGGAAACCTTTGTGAAATCCAAAGAACAAGTTCTAGATGAATCTTGGCATGTGATGGAACAGGATATGGTCGATTTAACCCCTGTAGTAGAAGAACTTTTACTAGTTGAAATTCCGATGCAAGTTTTCAGTGAAGACGCACTCGAAATGAGTAAGCTTCCACGAGGCAAAGAATGGGAAATGAAAACAGAAGAAGGTAACCTACTAGAACAAATAGCAAAAGAACCAAAAGTGGATCCTCGTCTTGCGGGATTAGCCGATTTTTTCGATGAGAAAAAAGAAGACTAA
- the rsmH gene encoding 16S rRNA (cytosine(1402)-N(4))-methyltransferase RsmH has translation MFKHETVLLHETVDMLEVKPDGIYVDATLGGAGHSEYLLNKLNEQGHLFAFDQDQTAIDNAKIKLAEYSDRVTFIKSNFRYMKEALNERGIEAVDGILYDLGVSSPQLDERERGFSYHQDAALDMRMDQEQELTAKKVVNEWSYQDLIRIFFQYGEEKFSKQIAREIERRREVKPIETTGELVDIIKTAIPAPARRKGGHPGKRTFQAIRIAVNDELGAVEDSLENALTLLKPGGRISVITFHSLEDRITKHLFQEATKGPDLPPGLPVIPDEYKPDFKLATRKPIVPSEEELEQNNRARSAKLRVIEKIIK, from the coding sequence ATGTTTAAGCACGAAACCGTATTACTACATGAAACAGTCGATATGCTTGAAGTAAAACCAGACGGAATCTATGTCGATGCAACACTTGGCGGCGCAGGTCACTCAGAGTATTTACTAAATAAGCTTAATGAACAAGGGCACTTATTTGCTTTTGACCAAGATCAAACAGCAATTGATAATGCAAAAATTAAACTAGCAGAATATAGCGATAGAGTAACTTTTATTAAATCAAATTTCCGCTATATGAAAGAAGCTTTGAACGAGCGCGGAATTGAAGCGGTTGATGGGATTTTATATGATTTAGGTGTTTCTTCCCCTCAATTAGACGAAAGAGAACGCGGCTTTAGTTATCACCAAGATGCAGCACTTGATATGCGTATGGATCAAGAGCAAGAACTGACGGCGAAAAAAGTTGTTAACGAATGGTCTTACCAAGACTTGATTCGCATCTTTTTCCAATACGGCGAAGAAAAATTCTCTAAACAAATTGCTCGTGAAATCGAACGTCGTCGTGAAGTAAAACCTATTGAAACAACCGGCGAACTAGTAGACATCATCAAAACAGCTATCCCGGCGCCAGCAAGAAGAAAAGGCGGACATCCAGGGAAACGTACTTTTCAAGCAATCCGAATTGCCGTTAACGATGAACTTGGTGCGGTAGAAGATTCTCTTGAAAATGCCTTAACATTATTAAAACCAGGCGGCAGAATTAGCGTAATCACGTTTCATTCATTAGAAGACCGCATAACAAAACACTTATTCCAAGAAGCGACAAAAGGACCAGATTTACCACCAGGTCTTCCAGTCATTCCAGATGAATATAAACCAGATTTCAAACTTGCTACAAGAAAGCCAATCGTACCAAGTGAAGAGGAACTGGAACAAAACAACCGAGCACGTTCTGCAAAATTACGTGTAATCGAAAAAATTATTAAATAG
- a CDS encoding penicillin-binding protein produces MKRRIGNMRRGALVLFIFFTILFLLVSGRFLYLQITGEANGVPLAAKASKQHLKSSVLEAKRGSILDRKGEVLAEDTASYTIAAVVSEKLSKTTKNPMRVVDEEKTARILAKYIPMDESDILDKLNEKGKYQVEFGSAGKNISTETKAKIDKENLPGIEFTRQSERFYPNGTFATQLIGFAQQEEEKNTTKLEGKMGIESSYNDILTGKNGKIDYSTDRMGYILPDSKNKVTEAKDGKDITLTLDKKIQTFLEDTMTTVDAKYKPKNMMAVVADPKTGEILAISQRPSFNPADRSTITGNSSSIWQDLPVEYAYEPGSVMKIISLASAIDKNVYNPNEYYQSGSYKVGDIAIHDHNNGNGWGSIPYREGVERSSNVAFAKLLNKMGTDTFKTYLDKFGFGKKTGIALPNETKGKILYNYPIEKVTTVFGQGTTVSMMQMIQAASAIASDGTMKEPYVVSSVKDTNTGEETETKTKIAGKPISAETAKKTRDELKNVISGRNGTGKLYAIPGYDVAGKTGTSQIPDSKTGKYMTGAENYIFSFLGMAPADNPELVIYVTMQQPQLSGSQTGGEAVSEVFNPVMKNSLQYMNIKPGDVEKLASEKVPVVAEKTVDEAKKAVQDKGLEPVVVGNGKKIVQQLPLANSEIMQGQKVILMTDGDMTAPDMVNWSKVDALKVSEITGIPFEFSGNGYVKSQSVSAGSVINSETKMEITLASPEQIGDFNQNHDQDTAEQNKKATDIRENAGIGDLLNE; encoded by the coding sequence ATGAAACGGCGTATAGGTAACATGAGAAGGGGAGCTTTAGTGCTTTTTATCTTTTTCACTATTCTCTTTCTCTTAGTTTCTGGCCGTTTTCTTTATTTGCAAATTACGGGAGAAGCAAATGGGGTTCCGCTAGCAGCTAAAGCATCTAAACAACATTTAAAAAGCAGTGTTCTCGAAGCAAAACGCGGCTCCATTTTAGATCGAAAAGGAGAAGTGTTAGCAGAGGATACGGCTTCTTACACGATTGCAGCGGTAGTTAGTGAAAAATTATCCAAAACAACGAAAAATCCGATGCGAGTAGTTGATGAAGAAAAAACAGCTCGTATTCTTGCAAAATATATTCCTATGGACGAATCTGATATTCTAGATAAACTCAATGAAAAAGGTAAATACCAAGTTGAATTTGGCTCTGCGGGAAAAAATATTTCTACAGAAACAAAAGCTAAAATCGACAAAGAAAATTTACCAGGTATTGAGTTTACTCGTCAATCAGAACGTTTCTATCCTAATGGTACTTTCGCGACACAATTAATCGGCTTTGCACAACAAGAAGAAGAAAAAAACACTACCAAATTAGAAGGTAAAATGGGAATTGAATCCAGCTATAACGATATACTAACAGGCAAAAATGGGAAAATCGATTATAGCACCGACCGAATGGGCTATATTTTGCCTGACTCAAAAAACAAAGTAACAGAAGCAAAAGACGGTAAGGATATTACCTTAACATTGGACAAAAAAATCCAAACCTTTTTAGAAGATACAATGACAACTGTCGATGCAAAATATAAACCAAAAAATATGATGGCCGTAGTTGCAGATCCGAAAACAGGAGAGATTTTGGCAATTAGTCAACGTCCTTCATTTAATCCAGCTGACAGGTCGACAATTACTGGAAACAGTTCAAGCATTTGGCAAGATTTACCAGTGGAATATGCTTATGAACCAGGTTCCGTAATGAAAATTATCTCTTTAGCATCTGCTATTGATAAAAACGTTTATAATCCAAACGAATACTATCAATCAGGTTCCTATAAAGTTGGCGATATCGCAATTCATGACCATAATAATGGGAATGGATGGGGCTCGATTCCATACCGCGAAGGCGTAGAACGTTCTAGTAACGTTGCGTTCGCTAAACTCCTAAACAAAATGGGTACTGATACATTTAAAACCTATTTAGATAAATTTGGTTTTGGCAAGAAAACAGGCATTGCTTTACCAAATGAAACAAAAGGAAAAATTCTTTATAACTACCCGATTGAAAAAGTAACGACTGTCTTCGGTCAAGGTACAACAGTTTCGATGATGCAAATGATTCAAGCCGCATCTGCTATTGCAAGTGACGGCACGATGAAAGAGCCTTATGTGGTTTCAAGCGTCAAAGATACGAATACTGGAGAAGAGACAGAAACAAAAACCAAAATCGCTGGAAAACCAATCAGCGCCGAAACAGCTAAGAAAACTCGAGATGAACTAAAAAATGTTATTAGCGGTCGAAACGGAACAGGTAAACTATATGCGATTCCTGGTTATGATGTAGCTGGTAAAACAGGAACATCACAAATTCCAGATTCAAAAACAGGTAAGTACATGACTGGGGCAGAAAATTATATTTTTTCTTTCTTAGGAATGGCACCTGCTGATAATCCCGAACTCGTGATATATGTGACTATGCAACAACCGCAACTATCTGGTAGCCAAACAGGTGGGGAAGCAGTTTCCGAAGTATTTAATCCTGTAATGAAAAACAGCTTACAATACATGAACATTAAACCGGGCGATGTTGAAAAACTAGCTAGTGAAAAAGTTCCTGTTGTAGCTGAAAAAACAGTAGACGAAGCTAAAAAAGCTGTACAAGACAAAGGGCTTGAACCAGTAGTTGTTGGTAATGGCAAAAAAATTGTTCAACAACTTCCGCTAGCAAATAGCGAAATTATGCAAGGACAAAAAGTAATTCTGATGACTGATGGAGATATGACTGCTCCAGATATGGTGAATTGGTCGAAAGTTGACGCGCTAAAAGTCTCAGAAATCACTGGTATTCCTTTTGAGTTTAGTGGAAATGGTTATGTGAAAAGTCAAAGCGTTTCGGCAGGTAGCGTAATCAATAGTGAAACGAAAATGGAAATAACACTCGCCTCGCCAGAACAAATTGGTGATTTCAACCAAAATCATGACCAAGATACAGCGGAGCAAAATAAAAAAGCGACAGACATCCGAGAAAATGCAGGTATAGGTGATTTATTGAATGAATAA
- the rpmF gene encoding 50S ribosomal protein L32 translates to MAVPFRRTSKAKKRKRRTHVKLQLPGMNECSNCGEYRLSHHVCPECGQYDGKDVANS, encoded by the coding sequence ATGGCAGTACCTTTTAGAAGAACTTCAAAAGCCAAAAAGCGTAAGCGTCGTACACACGTTAAACTTCAACTTCCGGGCATGAACGAATGCTCGAATTGCGGCGAATACAGACTTTCCCATCACGTATGTCCAGAATGTGGACAATATGATGGCAAAGATGTAGCAAACAGCTAA